The Paraburkholderia acidisoli genome contains a region encoding:
- a CDS encoding LysR family transcriptional regulator: MDRFKQIETFVTVAAKGSLSAAAQAEGVAPAIIGRRIDALEERLGVKLLVRTTRRITLTFEGSAFLEDCQRVIHDMQNAEASVSAGGVKASGHLRVSAPAGFGRRHVAPLVPDFTVAHPDVTITLDLSDRLVDLVNEGFDCAVRLGELPDSSLVSLKLGENRRVCVAAPAYLSRRGAPETLADLARHNCLAFGASANQQRGWAFQQDDKVVSIRVAGTMECSDGAVLHEWCLAGHGLAWRSWWEVGEDIAAGRLVAVLEAFAAPPIGIHAVFPQRRHLPLRVRLFLDFLKHTYGQPGYWG; encoded by the coding sequence ATGGATCGCTTCAAGCAGATCGAGACGTTCGTAACCGTGGCTGCCAAAGGCAGTCTCTCCGCCGCCGCACAGGCCGAAGGCGTCGCGCCCGCGATCATCGGCCGGCGGATCGACGCGCTCGAGGAGCGCCTCGGCGTGAAGTTGCTCGTGCGCACCACGCGCCGTATCACGCTGACCTTCGAGGGCTCGGCGTTTCTCGAGGACTGCCAGCGCGTCATTCACGACATGCAGAACGCCGAGGCCAGCGTCTCCGCGGGCGGCGTGAAGGCGAGCGGGCACCTGCGCGTCTCGGCGCCAGCGGGCTTCGGGCGGCGGCACGTCGCGCCGCTCGTGCCCGACTTCACGGTCGCGCACCCGGACGTGACGATCACGCTCGATCTTTCGGACCGGCTCGTCGATCTCGTCAACGAAGGTTTCGACTGCGCGGTGCGGCTTGGCGAGTTGCCCGATTCGTCGCTGGTGTCGCTCAAGCTCGGCGAAAACCGCCGCGTGTGCGTGGCGGCGCCGGCCTATTTGTCGCGGCGCGGCGCGCCCGAAACGCTCGCCGACCTCGCGCGCCACAATTGCCTCGCGTTCGGTGCGAGCGCGAACCAGCAGCGCGGCTGGGCGTTTCAGCAGGACGACAAGGTCGTGTCGATCCGCGTGGCGGGCACGATGGAATGCTCCGACGGCGCGGTGTTGCACGAATGGTGTCTCGCGGGCCACGGTCTCGCGTGGCGCTCGTGGTGGGAAGTGGGCGAGGACATCGCGGCGGGCCGCCTCGTGGCCGTGCTGGAAGCGTTCGCGGCGCCACCCATCGGCATTCACGCCGTGTTCCCGCAGCGCCGTCATTTGCCGCTGCGCGTGCGGCTCTTTCTCGACTTTCTCAAACATACCTACGGTCAACCCGGTTACTGGGGTTAA
- a CDS encoding universal stress protein — MFQHILVPTDGSELSKKAIDGAIDLARTVGARITAYACLPQYPYSPYSDVVIEPPGDFQTRSEREARAHLDEVETAARAAGVTCESRTSVHPAPYLGIIEVAEQGGCDVIFMASHGRRGLGSLLIGSETQRVLTHTKIPVIVYR, encoded by the coding sequence ATGTTCCAGCACATCCTCGTTCCGACCGACGGCTCGGAGCTGTCGAAGAAAGCGATCGACGGCGCGATCGATCTCGCGCGCACGGTGGGCGCGCGCATCACGGCGTACGCGTGTTTGCCGCAATATCCGTACTCGCCGTACAGCGACGTGGTGATCGAGCCGCCCGGCGATTTCCAGACGCGCAGTGAGCGAGAGGCGCGCGCGCATCTGGACGAGGTCGAAACGGCGGCGCGCGCGGCGGGCGTGACGTGCGAGAGCCGCACCAGCGTGCATCCGGCGCCGTATCTCGGCATTATCGAAGTCGCGGAACAGGGCGGTTGCGACGTGATTTTCATGGCCTCGCACGGGCGGCGCGGGCTCGGCAGCCTGCTGATCGGCAGCGAAACGCAGCGCGTGCTGACCCATACGAAGATTCCCGTGATCGTCTATCGCTAG
- a CDS encoding haloacid dehalogenase type II — MSARTTTTATTTATNPATPATDFPAAVIFDAYGTLFDVHSVVAAAEQMFPGHGDALSQLWRTKQIEYTQLRTLADTAGARYRPFWDITLDALRHAARRLNLALSGAGEKRLMDEYACLSAFPDVLPALRRLRESRGVGANGAPGLAILSNGNPQMLDIAVKSAGMHGLFDHVLSVDAVRAYKPAAAAYALGTAAFGAAARDIVFVSSNGWDAAGASWFGYTTFWINRQRLPAEELGVAPHGTGGGMTDLLAFLETAAAERRGRHRPSPGA; from the coding sequence ATGTCGGCCAGAACGACAACCACCGCAACCACGACCGCGACGAACCCCGCCACGCCGGCCACGGACTTTCCGGCCGCCGTGATTTTCGACGCCTACGGCACGCTGTTCGACGTGCACTCGGTCGTCGCGGCCGCCGAACAAATGTTTCCGGGCCACGGCGACGCGCTTTCGCAGCTCTGGCGCACGAAGCAGATCGAGTACACGCAGTTGCGCACGCTTGCCGATACCGCCGGCGCGCGTTATCGCCCGTTCTGGGACATCACGCTCGACGCGCTGCGCCATGCCGCGCGCCGGCTGAATCTCGCGCTCTCGGGCGCGGGCGAAAAGCGCCTGATGGACGAATACGCGTGCCTCTCCGCGTTCCCCGACGTGCTGCCTGCACTGCGCCGCCTGCGCGAATCGCGCGGCGTTGGCGCGAACGGCGCGCCCGGCCTCGCCATTCTGTCGAACGGCAATCCGCAGATGCTCGACATCGCCGTGAAGAGCGCGGGCATGCATGGGCTGTTCGATCACGTGCTCTCTGTAGACGCCGTGCGCGCCTACAAGCCCGCCGCGGCCGCCTACGCGCTCGGCACGGCCGCGTTCGGCGCCGCCGCGCGCGACATCGTGTTCGTCTCGTCGAACGGCTGGGACGCCGCGGGCGCCAGCTGGTTCGGCTACACCACGTTCTGGATCAACCGCCAGCGCCTGCCCGCCGAAGAACTCGGCGTCGCGCCGCACGGCACCGGCGGCGGCATGACCGACCTGCTCGCTTTTCTCGAAACCGCCGCGGCCGAACGGCGCGGCCGTCATCGCCCCAGCCCGGGCGCATGA
- the aceB gene encoding malate synthase A produces MATLQLPQGMQITADNQPGFDTILTPEALELVAKLHRTFEPRRQELLKTRAERTKRLDAGERPDFLADTKSIREGDWKIAPLPKDLECRRVEITGPVERKMIINALNSGADSYMTDFEDSNAPNWENQIVGQINLKEAVRRTISLEQNGKSYQLNDKTATLIVRPRGWHLDEKHVTVDGQRVSGGIFDFALYLFHNAKELLARGSGPYFYLPKLESHLEARLWNDIFVAAQEAVGVPRGTIRATVLVETILAAFEMDEILYELREHSSGLNAGRWDYIFSAIKKFKNDKDFCLADRSQITMTVPFMRAYALELLKTCHRRNAPAIGGMSALIPIKNDAAANDKAMGGVRSDKARDAGDGYDGGWVAHPGLVPIAMEEFVKVLGDQPNQIGKQRADVNVTAKDLLDFRPEAPITETGLRNNINVGIHYLGSWLAGNGCVPIHNLMEDAATAEISRSQVWQWIRTPKGKLDDGRKVTAELVRELIPQELDKVKGVVGGDTKPYERAAQIFEEMSTADNFVEFLTLPLYEEI; encoded by the coding sequence ATGGCAACGTTGCAACTGCCGCAAGGCATGCAGATCACGGCTGACAACCAGCCCGGCTTCGACACGATCCTCACGCCCGAAGCGCTCGAACTCGTCGCGAAGCTGCATCGCACGTTCGAGCCGCGTCGCCAGGAACTGCTGAAGACGCGCGCCGAACGCACGAAGCGTCTCGACGCCGGCGAACGCCCCGACTTTCTTGCCGATACGAAATCGATCCGCGAAGGCGACTGGAAGATCGCCCCGTTGCCGAAGGATCTCGAATGCCGCCGCGTGGAAATCACCGGCCCGGTCGAGCGCAAGATGATCATCAACGCGCTGAATTCGGGCGCGGATTCGTACATGACGGACTTCGAGGACTCGAACGCGCCGAACTGGGAAAACCAGATCGTCGGCCAGATCAACCTCAAGGAAGCGGTGCGCCGCACGATCTCGCTCGAACAGAACGGCAAGTCGTACCAGCTCAACGACAAGACCGCGACGCTGATCGTGCGTCCGCGCGGCTGGCACCTCGACGAGAAGCACGTGACGGTGGACGGTCAACGCGTGTCGGGCGGCATCTTCGACTTCGCGCTCTACCTGTTCCACAACGCGAAGGAACTGCTCGCGCGCGGCAGCGGCCCGTACTTCTATCTGCCGAAGCTGGAGAGCCATCTCGAAGCGCGCCTGTGGAACGACATCTTCGTGGCCGCGCAGGAAGCCGTGGGCGTGCCGCGCGGCACGATCCGCGCGACGGTGCTGGTCGAAACGATCCTTGCCGCGTTCGAAATGGACGAAATCCTGTACGAGTTGCGCGAGCACAGCTCGGGCCTCAACGCGGGCCGCTGGGACTACATTTTCTCCGCGATCAAGAAGTTCAAGAACGACAAGGACTTCTGCCTCGCCGACCGTTCGCAGATCACGATGACGGTGCCGTTCATGCGCGCCTACGCGCTCGAACTGCTCAAGACCTGCCACCGCCGCAACGCGCCGGCCATCGGCGGCATGAGCGCGTTGATTCCGATCAAGAACGACGCGGCCGCGAACGACAAGGCCATGGGCGGCGTGCGCTCCGATAAGGCCCGCGACGCCGGCGACGGTTACGACGGCGGCTGGGTCGCGCATCCGGGTCTCGTGCCCATCGCGATGGAAGAGTTCGTGAAGGTGCTCGGCGATCAACCGAACCAGATTGGCAAGCAACGCGCCGACGTGAACGTGACGGCCAAGGATCTGCTCGACTTCCGTCCCGAAGCGCCGATCACCGAAACGGGCCTGCGCAACAACATCAACGTGGGTATCCACTATCTCGGTTCGTGGCTCGCGGGCAATGGCTGCGTGCCGATCCACAACCTGATGGAAGACGCCGCGACCGCGGAAATCTCGCGCTCGCAGGTGTGGCAATGGATCCGCACGCCGAAGGGCAAGCTCGACGACGGCCGCAAGGTCACGGCCGAACTCGTGCGCGAACTGATCCCGCAGGAACTCGACAAGGTCAAGGGCGTGGTGGGCGGCGACACGAAGCCGTACGAGCGCGCCGCGCAAATCTTCGAGGAGATGTCGACGGCCGACAATTTCGTGGAATTCCTGACGCTGCCGCTCTACGAAGAGATCTGA
- a CDS encoding gamma-glutamylcyclotransferase family protein gives MKYVFVYGTLRAGEINDINLAAERHAIARPRHVGVTKLAGRLFDFGTYPGMIVASATDASTVIGDVYEIDDALIAVLDEIEQVYPGVDGLFVSKEVSVDVAGERVACLYYPVAPAAVADKPEIPGGDWVAHRRAR, from the coding sequence ATGAAATATGTGTTCGTCTACGGCACGCTGCGCGCGGGCGAAATCAACGACATCAATCTCGCCGCGGAACGCCATGCGATCGCGCGTCCGCGTCACGTGGGCGTGACGAAGCTCGCGGGCCGGTTGTTCGACTTCGGCACGTATCCGGGCATGATCGTGGCGAGCGCCACCGATGCCAGCACCGTGATCGGCGACGTCTACGAAATCGACGACGCGCTGATCGCCGTGCTCGACGAGATCGAGCAGGTGTATCCGGGCGTGGACGGTTTGTTCGTCTCGAAGGAAGTGAGCGTGGATGTCGCGGGCGAGCGGGTGGCGTGCCTCTACTATCCGGTTGCCCCCGCCGCGGTGGCGGACAAACCCGAGATCCCGGGCGGCGACTGGGTCGCGCATCGGCGCGCGCGATAA